The Dendropsophus ebraccatus isolate aDenEbr1 chromosome 3, aDenEbr1.pat, whole genome shotgun sequence genomic interval ACTTGTGTTCCTCCTCAATCACATATCTGGGAATCGCTCCTTCATCTGGAAGAACAAGAATCCTCTTCCATCTTCTATAACAATCCAGATCTAATTGGGGCCGGAACTTTCCAGGTGTTCGGGCATATAACAGCAATAACCTCCAGTCCAGCTTCCTGATACCATCTGCAGTGACCAGACATGGAGGGAAGATGGATCAACCTGTCATAGCTGGATTTCAAATTTTAGAATCCATGTTGAAGGCAACATCTCCCCCCTAAGCCCCTAAGTAGCCAGGCATGCCCCCTGTTTGTCCCCAtgtaagtgtatatgtatgtgtgtgtatatctatatcataaaaatgaaagtctgtctgtctgtctgtcccgtatagacttccaaacgcctgaaccgtctgaccccaaatttggcccacagatacattgggtgaatgggaacagatctgatcattcttattatgttacatatgtctgcaatatgtttaagcttctattactgggaaataagagaaatggtgttttctcctttgcagatgattctaccaggagctcagggggacatcagatctcctcagaggatcatatcacacaagatacatatgaggagccgtccactatcccagatacaccctcagccactcacagcaaagatctctcctctcatcctgttatacaagtcccatcttctgctccatcacagcaagctgacatttacagagaagacgatgaACATCAAAGAGAAAAGACAGGAAAGTCTcggttttcatgttcagaatgtgggaaatgttttactcatagATCAAAGCTTGTttcccatcaaagaattcacacaggggagaagccattttcatgttcagaatgtgggaaatgttttactcagagatCAAAGGTTGttacccatcaaagaattcacacaggggagaagccattttcatgttcagaatgtaggaaatgttttattgcgaaatcagatcttgttaagcatcaaagaactcacacaggggaaaagccattttcatgttcagaatgtacaaaatgttttactgagaaatcatGTCTAGttacgcatcagagaactcacacaggggagaagccatttttatgtttggaatgtgggaaatgttttattcggaaatcagatcttgttacgcatcagagaattcacacaggggagaagccattttcatgttcagaatgtgggaaatgttttactcagagatCAAAGGTTGttacccatcaaagaattcacacaggggagaagccattttcatgttcagaatgtgggaaatgttttattgcaaaatcagatcttgttaagcatcaaagaactcacagaggggaaaagccattttcatgttcagaatgtacaaaatgttttactgagaaatcatGTCTAGttacgcatcagagaactcacacaggggagaagccatttttatgtttggaatgtgggaaatgttttcttcggaaatcaaatcttgttacgcatcagagaactcacacaggggagaagccatttttatgtttggaatgtgggaaaaGCTTTAATCATAGATCAAAGCTTGttacccatcaaagaattcacacaggggagaagccattttcatgttcagaatgtgggaaatgttgtaATCAGAAATCATATCTTGTGGTTCATGAAAAAATTCACAAAAGGGAG includes:
- the LOC138786623 gene encoding oocyte zinc finger protein XlCOF22-like encodes the protein MEERMTACCMGEDLIEMNAPGVTVKEEEETDVSSDEQYKEEATRGNKLNCFNATDIRVKEEVDEEETDDSSDEQYKEDITTGNRPDSTRSSGGHQISSEDHITQDTYEEPSTIPDTPSATHSKDLSSHPVIQVPSSAPSQQADIYREDDEHQREKTGKSRFSCSECGKCFTHRSKLVSHQRIHTGEKPFSCSECGKCFTQRSKVVTHQRIHTGEKPFSCSECRKCFIAKSDLVKHQRTHTGEKPFSCSECTKCFTEKSCLVTHQRTHTGEKPFLCLECGKCFIRKSDLVTHQRIHTGEKPFSCSECGKCFTQRSKVVTHQRIHTGEKPFSCSECGKCFIAKSDLVKHQRTHRGEKPFSCSECTKCFTEKSCLVTHQRTHTGEKPFLCLECGKCFLRKSNLVTHQRTHTGEKPFLCLECGKSFNHRSKLVTHQRIHTGEKPFSCSECGKCCNQKSYLVVHEKIHKREQPFSSSQ